The DNA segment GTTATCGTTCAAGGCTTCGAGAGTACCAAAGGACAAAGAACACCCATACGGTCGCATTTGATCTGTATCCTCACTCTACTTGTGTTCACCTCACATGTTCTAACTATACCTGCCGTTTTTTATATTTGGTTGGAAGTTGTCTAATCAAGATGTGGAATTGTTTACTAGAATCTCTTATGTCTTAAGTTACATTTCGTGGTATCTGATTAGATTAGTTTGTGCACAGCCAAACTGTCAGTTAGCGATTGCCCAAAATGATATATTCCGAATTTGTATCATGTGGGGCATTGCTTCGAGTGAGTATTCAACCCCAGAAGTTGAAGAAATATTAGGATAGATGATGGAGGGGGAAAGGGGAGTCTTTTGGGGGAAGAGATCAAGAGAAGATACCAAATCACATCTAATATCATTGTCTACTCCAGTGTTTATGATGGACTTGTGTTTATAAACACCAACAAAATGCAGAAATCCCAAGCAACATGGATGGCCACGAAATTTTGTCTGAATTCCTCAGTATTTCCGTCAACAGATTCATTTTCATAGCAAATTTTGGTTACTCAAGGCAGGATAAATTTCgaattgaagttgaaaatccTTGATGTCATTGAGAACATCGTTAGAGTTTATCTCTTTGGTGAATGATCACCATGGATTTGACATGAATTTGTATCATGTGACACGCTACTTTTAGTGAATATTATTCAATTTGAGAAATCCAAGAAGAATTAGGAAGGGAGACGACAAATGGGAAAGGGAGAGTCAAGGAAGAGAAAGAGGGAAaccaaatttaatattattacttGCTTAAGACGTTTATAGAGGACTCATATTTATGCAAATTAAATATAGGCCACTAACAAAAGCACATATGAGCAAATATCTAATATCTGGTAGATATTTGTGACTTCTTGGCTTCTCCTAAACATTTCcagagagtttttttttttttgttatttcctTCTTTTCATATTCTTATTCTTAGTCTCTTTCTAGGACAATTGATGTGGACTATTCTTTGTTGGATATATTATCACTGTTAGAAATTTTTGAGGTGTAAAGTTTTGATAGAATTCAATTTGCCTTCGCTCCCAGTTCATGATGGTCTTGCTTCTTTCAGGACACGGTAAATTTGAGACTTTAGGAGCCCTAACGATTTCTGGTGTGCTTTTGGCAACTGCTGGAGGCATTGCATGGCATGCTTTTGATGTCTTGTTGGTAAATCCTTGCACTATTTTCATTGTAGTTGCATAATTATATGTTTACTCTCCTTAGATAAAATTTTGTTTCATGTTTAGGAAATTTTTTCAGCTGCTCCTGAGATTGTTAATCAGTCCTTGGCTCATGATCACCTGCATGATAATCATCACCGTGGGCACCACCATGGAATCAACATGGACCACCCAATTCTTGCATTGAACATGACTCTGATATCTATAGCTGTTAAGGAAGGGTAAACATATCGTTATCATTAAGATAAAAGCATCACTTGGTGCCTAaagttttaaaaacatttattttctTTAGTCGGTGTTTGTTTGCTTGATTTTAACTTTACTGGTGGTTTGTGGTTGAATTTCCCAAAATTCTGAAATGCAACCTTTTGAGATATCTCCTAACCTCCATCTTTATGTTGACTCTTTTGCACTTTGATTAAACCAGGCTATACTGGATAACAAAGATGGCAGGTGAGAGGACAGGCAGTGGCCTTATGAAAGCAAATGCTTGGCATCATCGTGCTGATGCTGTTTCATCAATAGTGGCTCTCGTTGGGGTTGGTAAATATACAGATCAATAGAATTGATAATTGATGAATTCTTAACATTATTATGCATATGAAGAGGTTCCATTTGTTTGAGATATACATTCTGTATTTCTGTTTGGTATATATAGTTTTTTATCTTTAAAACTTTTTAAATGACCTAACTTTGGATTCAGTCAGAGGTAGATCTGGTAGGGATCTGAAATGGGAAAATCTGACAATTCATGTTTAATTTTTTACAACTAACAGAAgtcattaattaaatttaagcaCAAATTAAGGAGACGACACTCTTCCAGTCAATCGTACTAGAAAAGCCAAAAATAACTATCCTCAGCCCCCTTTCGCATTTTTGAATCAGCCCTTGGCTGCAATTTACACATGTGCGTTCCATTTTCTTCGCATTTCTGGATTCCCGAAGCAATTTTTACTctctattttttataaaaaaaaaattcagctaCTTACCGTATATTTTGTGTAATGGGGCTTTTCACTCACTGATGATATTTGTTGTTATTTGCAATATCAGGTGGATCTATTCTTGGGGTTAGGTTTCTGGATCCTCTTGCTGGACTTCTTGTCTCTGGGATGATTCTAAAAGCTGGAATTGAAAGTGGTTACCAGAGGTGTATTATTGTTTTATATTTTCTTTGCTTTAGAATGTACAGTTTTTTCTCTTTATATATGTGACAGTGCATGCTTCCGTTGAAACCAAATATCCTAAGTATGCTCAACTTGTAGTGAATTTTGAAGTCTCTTTCTCTGAACTCAGAAGTGGATTTCGTGGGGTGTGAGGGATGTGTTTGTATcccattatttatttttctctaAGTTTTGTGTGTAAttgttcaaagaattcaagtttCGCTTCCACCTAATCTTTGGAGTTGCCACCTTCTATCGCACCCAGTTTGTTTCCCTTCTTTAGTTCCTAGGTCCATGCCCTATCTGGAATGATCTACTTTTTCAGGAAAGGCATAGTTTTTCGAATTCTATGAAATCAAGAAAAAGTTCCCTTAGTTTTTGTTAACGTGATGAGGGACCGAAGGTAGAGTTTTAACATGGTGGTTTTTCGAATTGTTGCATGTCTAACTTAGTGTCTTGGAATTGGTGGATGCTGCTGTTCCATCTCAGCATCTGGAACTTTTTAAAGACACAATTCTGGCAGTCGAGGGAGTCAAGGCAAGTCAATTTTATGTTGTAGAATTCAGTTTTCTTTCTTGTAAGTTCATAATCTGAGTTTATTGATTTAGCTAACACTTGTGCTTTATACCCTCCCATCTTTCTACTTTATCACGACCAATCATAATTGTACATTATCCATTCTGAAGGTTTACGGACATCGATAACACACTTTTCATtatatcaattttaatttttgtttcgcTTTGCAAACTTGATGCTGTAGACTTTCACATATCCAACTATCCTTGGCCACACCGAATTGGTATTGGATGTTAAAGCTCTCTCTATAACTATATTATGAAATTGTAGGGATACAACCACCTCAGAGGAAGACGAGCTGGTTCGTCCTTGTATCTTGATGTGGATATTGAGGTTGGTCAAGTCTCCTACTATTTTCCGATAATGTTACACATAAAATAGAAGTAAAATTCTCATTTGTCAAAGTTGTTTCATGTTTGTTAAGCATTCTGAAAGTATGTAACCAATATTTCCTTAATGTAGGTAGATCCTTTTTCTAGTGTTAGTGCTGCACATGATGTTGGAGAAAATGTACGTCGCCAAATTCAGCAATCCCATCCTGAAGTTTCTGAGGTCTTCATACATATAGGTATGAAGTATCTGAAGTATGATTTTTTCTTCCTGCTGGGGACATGAAATGTAGTATCTCTTCCTGATTTCCTTGTAGAGCCATCAACTTCACACATATCGGCCGACGTAATTAACAACCAAAGAAACTTCAAAAACTCGGAGCACCAGAGTGGCACAGTCACATTGGAGCAAACAGATGTCGAGGATAATGTTTCGAATATATTGTCCTCCAATTTCTCAGAGGTATACTCCTTTCAAATCGCTTTCTTCGTTACCAATACGCAGATGGGTTTGTATATCTACGAAGGAGTGTTTAGATTCATTTTCTTCTGGAGAAAATATGGGGTGGAACAGTGAAGAAGAATCTTTTTTGATTTATCCATGGCGCTGTGCCGTAACTGTTTTAAGATTCTTTTAAGCTTAGGCAAATGATTGTTCATCCATCCATGTGAACATATTCAAATGGGTTTCAGAATATGGTAGTCGAGCGCATCACCCGGCACATGCTGCAAGGACAGATATTTCTTGAAATCGAGGTTTCCATGCCACCCGAGATGTTGATCAGGTTAGACATCACCACCAAATggttaaatatttttcttttatgAAGTTTCTACTATACTGGAAGAATTTAATTCGGTCCGGATTCAGGGAGGCGGTAAAAGTTTCAGAAGAAGCAGAGAAGAGGATTCTGGAGGCTATGCCGAATATCATGCTAGTCTCCATTCAGCTGCGGCTTGGCCAGCCGATGCCCGAGTTGCAACAGTGATTCATGGGACAACCACCCTTTTCCAGGATATGCACATACTTTTCTTGTATCAAAAGTTGAAAGAGATCCTGCTGGACTAACATGACTGCAAAAGTATTTGTTTAGAGATTACTAAACATACAATCGATATCtattgtcattaataaaagaGTAAATTTTACTTGCATTGTTATgatatgttatatatattttatatatgatcTGGTGAATTTACTAGGCAATGATAAACATAAGCAAATATATGTGATctggtgattttttttttttttgagaattgaTATGGTGAATTTACTCCTGAACTTTTCCCATGATATGATGGGATTTTTTCTGTCTCatttgtgtttgtttgtttttgttttttattttgattattatattatcaaatttcagttttattatgtttttttgACATAAAGCTAATGCAATGCCGATGGTTTTTTTCGGCAATATTAATCTATTTTTCAACTTGACATACGACGGTGATATAGAACTAATGCATTGCTGATGTGACATTAATATGTACATGTCATATCGGCGCTCTtaataaaaatgattaaaattgtttaaaaaaaaaaaaaaatcacggaattaaaactgaaatttgataaaataaaagACGTAAAGTGTCTAAAA comes from the Henckelia pumila isolate YLH828 chromosome 1, ASM3356847v2, whole genome shotgun sequence genome and includes:
- the LOC140879501 gene encoding metal tolerance protein 2; this translates as MGFSLLMKLSPLHKSCISRISSSSQSYNSNIFKKCAAAQASVNSGLYDHSIPYAENPSFTIHKRWHVGHTHHQHEGRDSRSGEQGEKVFRLGLAADIFLAAGKSFTGYLSGSTAIIADAAHSVSDVVLSGVALLSFKASRVPKDKEHPYGHGKFETLGALTISGVLLATAGGIAWHAFDVLLEIFSAAPEIVNQSLAHDHLHDNHHRGHHHGINMDHPILALNMTLISIAVKEGLYWITKMAGERTGSGLMKANAWHHRADAVSSIVALVGVGGSILGVRFLDPLAGLLVSGMILKAGIESGYQSVLELVDAAVPSQHLELFKDTILAVEGVKGYNHLRGRRAGSSLYLDVDIEVDPFSSVSAAHDVGENVRRQIQQSHPEVSEVFIHIEPSTSHISADVINNQRNFKNSEHQSGTVTLEQTDVEDNVSNILSSNFSENMVVERITRHMLQGQIFLEIEVSMPPEMLIREAVKVSEEAEKRILEAMPNIMLVSIQLRLGQPMPELQQ